A single region of the Fusarium keratoplasticum isolate Fu6.1 chromosome 7, whole genome shotgun sequence genome encodes:
- a CDS encoding NACHT domain-containing protein, with the protein MALSELESNLERAAENEKNTDINTVYGSNPRSRDGGTHQELLQKLYSSSHYHIKNSHPARIDGTCEWFTSHPRFHLWRDSETSSLLWVTGEPGCGKSVLSRYLADEVLRNLSLCYFFFKAEVKGQDMAEDALCCILRQLLEQRPQLLSDRIFQLLEDDGDRVRTSIRRLWRILALAASKNTASQIVCILDGLDECQEESRQLLVETLNSFFAETHTTPRLKVLITSRTLSHSERRLYKPTSTVHLGRDPQSDFGSLGAEIDLAISCRLAGLRERLNLTESEQRKLAMNIKQAPERTHLWVFLLFEFLANSPGYVKESRRNLPTTVNEVYEKILSTSPRPMKTRKLLQIIMAAVRPLSLTEMAVALAVEEGHTSQSELDIEPDDHFRHTLQRLCGPLVSVIDGRIYLFHQTLKTFLIQEDATNSSSETSLVSQAINDHKWLSSISPSSSNNMLGRICAQYLLFTDVEDSFQNPLGNIEKLRTKPLEGLSENYPFLGYAWENWAIHSRTPLDDDQGDDSHMQQMLQLCSPHRLSTLIWLRRKWCHPKLDAEDITRLIVASYLGLSSVTQHLLRLDTTEPNVRDGIFGRPALSWAAGGGFEAVVKTFIDTQRAAKRRSWLERLLGTGVIQVDSKSKPPRTLSVSHRPCTPLGWAVRFGHEGVVKRLIATNQVKIDDRMLFDAAKGGYLGIIEALLGTGQVRVDARDLFKRTLLSRASESGHTGVTGYLLSLGGFDIDARDVAGRTAVTYAARAGEDEVLEQLLATGKVDVDCEDQVHRTPLCYAAEQGQDPCVKLLLSTGQADVNSRDERGETPLSLAVGQGKEECVKLLLATGKAKLDTEDYMGRTPLDIALIRGYEGCAALLEERRETPR; encoded by the exons ATG GCGCTCTCAGAACTGGAATCCAACTTGGAAAGGGCAGCGGAAAACGAGAAAAACACAGA CATCAATACTGTGTATGGCTCAAATCCTCGAAGCAGAGATGGCGGCACACACCAAGAGCTGCTCCAAAAGCTCTATAGCTCCTCCCACTACCACATCAAGAACAGTCACCCTGCACGCATCGACGGCACATGTGAATGGTTCACTAGCCACCCTCGGTTTCATCTTTGGAGAGACAGCGAAACCTCCAGCCTTCTATGGGTCACGGGAGAGCCGGGTTGCGGAAAGTCAGTTCTTTCAAGATACCTAGCAGATGAGGTGCTGCGaaatctctctctctgctaCTTTTTCTTCAAGGCTGAAGTTAAGGGACAAGATATGGCAGAGGATGCTCTTTGTTGTATTTTGCGACAGCTCTTGGAACAAAGACCACAGCTTCTGTCAGATCGCATCTTTCAGCTTCTCgaagatgacggcgacaGGGTGCGGACCTCCATCCGAAGGTTATGGCGCatattggccttggctgcatCGAAAAACACGGCCAGTCAAATTGTATGCATTctagatggcctcgacgagtgCCAGGAAGAAAGCAGACAGTTGCTTGTGGAAACcctcaacagcttcttcgCCGAAACCCACACGACCCCTAGGCTGAAAGTCTTGATAACGAGCCGAACACTTTCTCATTCCGAGCGACGATTGTACAAACCGACATCAACTGTCCATCTGGGACGGGACCCTCAATCAGACTTTGGGAGCCTTGGCGCCGAGATTGACCTCGCAATCTCTTGCCGACTAGCGGGTTTAAGGGAAAGACTGAACCTAACAGAATCGGAACAGAGGAAGCTGGCTATGAATATCAAACAGGCCCCCGAGCGCACTCATCTATGggtctttctcctctttgaaTTCCTCGCCAACTCCCCCGGTTACGTCAAGGAATCTCGCAGAAACCTCCCCACAACAGTCAATGAAGTCTACGAGAAGATTCTCTCcacaagcccaaggccgaTGAAAACAAGGAAGTTGCTCCAGATCATCATGGCGGCAGTGCGACCTCTGAGCCTAACTGAGATGGCAGTGGCTCTGGCAGTTGAGGAGGGACACACATCACAAAGCGAGCTGGATATTGAACCCGATGATCACTTTCGCCACACACTGCAGCGGCTTTGCGGTCCTCTGGTTTCTGTCATCGACGGCAGGATATATCTGTTTCACCAGACCTTGAAAACATTCCTGATCCAAGAAGATGCCACAAACTCCTCTTCTGAGACTTCACTTGTGAGTCAAGCAATCAATGACCACAAGTGGTTGTCCTCAATCTCTCCGAGTAGCTCGAACAACATGCTTGGGCGCATCTGTGCTCAGTATCTTCTCTTCACCGACGTTGAGGATTCCTTCCAGAACCCCCTCGGAAACATCGAAAAGCTACGGACCAAGCCGCTGGAGGGTCTCTCCGAGAACTACCCTTTTCTTGGTTATGCGTGGGAGAACTGGGCTATCCACTCAAGAACACCATTGGACGACGATCAAGGTGATGATTCACACATGCAACAAATGCTCCAACTTTGCTCTCCGCACAGATTGTCGACTCTGATTTGGCTCCGAAGGAAGTGGTGCCACCCAAAATTGGACGCTGAAGATATCACGAGACTCATCGTGGCATCTTACCTGGGACTTTCGTCAGTAACTCAACATCTACTGCGACTTGATACGACAGAGCCCAACGTGAGAGATGGCATTTTTGGCCGGCCTGCCCTGTCTTGGGCGGCAGGAGGTGGCTTTGAAGCTGTCGTCAAAACATTTATCGACACACAGAGAGCCGccaagagaagaagttggcTGGAGCGTCTCTTGGGTACCGGCGTCATTCAAGTGGACTCGAAGAGCAAGCCACCTCGCACTCTGAGCGTCAGTCACCGACCTTGCACTCCATTGGGATGGGCTGTGCGGTTCGGACACGAAGGTGTCGTTAAGCGGCTCATTGCGACCAACCAGGTCAAAATTGATGATAGGATGCTATTTGATGCGGCCAAGGGAGGATACTTGGGTATCATAGAGGCCTTGCTCGGGACAGGTCAGGTAAGAGTTGACGCAAGAGACCTTTTCAAGCGAACACTCTTATCCCGCGCATCGGAGTCCGGCCATACGGGAGTAACCGGGTACCTGCTCTCGCTTGGAGGATTTGACATTGACGCGAGAGATGTGGCGGGGCGGACAGCAGTAACATACGCTGCGCGAGctggtgaagatgaagtcTTGGAGCAGTTGCTGGCTACGGGCAAGGTTGACGTCGACTGCGAAGATCAAGTTCATCGTACACCATTGTGTTACGCTGCAGAACAAGGCCAGGACCCTTGCGTAAAGCTGTTGCTCTCAACTGGCCAAGCAGATGTCAATTCCCGAGACGAGAGAGGTGAGACGCCATTGTCTCTTGCGGTCGGTCAAGGAAAGGAGGAATGTGTCAAGCTGCTGCTTGCGACAGGAAAGGCAAAACTTGATACCGAGGATTACATGGGAAGAACGCCGCTGGACATTGCCTTGATACGTGGCTACGAGGGATGTGCTGCATTGTTGGAAGAGCGGAGGGAGACCCCAAGGTGA
- a CDS encoding Fungal transcription factor, with translation MDDASVPSLSEGYPIVSEDEHTPQNGPPSTDSSAAVVASVGPQEPDLADSSQQLVELGGTIPDPSNIFDSPWKDSYSMDRSFPELNDHFPISSFQAPGGQRLLHPTFEDLLNPTTTYISPPSDFFSFHVPVPPSGQIEAGAATTTGLVDLDGELEDFGHVERLSDESYENLTLWVEMVGLTWVHGTSSLSVEPIKLPPLKELNSFTQLYFEYFHNKLPIIHRPTFDPRTSPALLVLAIASIGRRFSSLPVAGNASNELGLDRFIHQAALRHVEDFENSETIPVWLAQAVLLSQLGMYFTNNRNEIEKTLANRGVLSAIFPKIDLSLAATMSTMSEHGECLDDQALWKNWSHCETLQRTAYGIWLLDSQCCLFFNVTPVVPTEALQIALPCHESLWEKSSAATWKQRWPGTKKIPTLREEMQSLYRLNTISEDIGAFSFLIILFGYFRDCLFLKQTEDMGLSALLNMHGEPITWGRRHHPDVWRLLDPTSRPRSNDFDLITAQYYHMIRIVLHIPLKDLMAFSGWRVTRQVQLETRRMLASWVSEHSDCAREVALHAGALFRQCRCHPTSGYQEPVAILVATLALWVYNSSLPSCVLQNKGNHGEQQRTPTFRLDNETDKDKILHWVRNGEQMRPFIVGIGNIHASRGYSKVVSVGTNFLAQLKQWRISELYRTVCEEVLASFEW, from the exons ATGGACGACGCGTCAGTCCCCTCGCTGTCCGAGGGTTATCCCATTGTGTCAGAAGACGAACACACACCTCAAAACGGACCCCCCAGCACAGACTCAAGTGCTGCCGTTGTCGCCAGCGTCGGGCCGCAAGAGCCTGACCTAGCAGATAGCTCTCAGCAGCTGGTTGAATTGGGAGGCACGATTCCCGACCCATCAAACATTTTCGATAGTCCTTGGAAAGACTCATACAGCATGGATCGGTCCTTTCCTGAGCTAAACGACCACTTCCCCATATCGTCATTCCAGGCTCCGGGGGGTCAGCGTCTCCTGCATCCCACCTTTGAAGACCTCCTCAACCCAACAACGACATACATCTCACCACCATCTgatttcttttctttccacGTGCCGGTACCACCTTCTGGCCAAATTGAGGCTGGCGCCGCGACAACTACAGGGCTCGTCGACCTGGACGGGGAGCTAGAGGACTTTGGTCATGTTGAGAGGCTCTCGGACGAAAGTTACGAAAACCTGACTCTTTGGGTCGAGATGGTGGGCCTCACGTGGGTGCATGGGACCAGCTCGCTCTCCGTCGAACCCATCAAACTCCCTCCtctgaaggagctcaacTCTTTCACCCAACTGTATTTCGAATATTTCCACAACAAGCTCCCTATCATTCATCGCCCGACCTTTGACCCTCGGACTTCTCCAGCGCTATTGGTGTTGGCAATTGCGAGTATTGGGCGTCGCTTTTCCAGCCTGCCTGTGGCAGGCAATGCATCGAACGAACTGGGTTTGGACAGGTTCATTCATCAGGCTGCATTGCGCCAT GTTGAGGACTTTGAGAACAGTGAGACAATCCCGGTGTGGCTCGCACAAGCGGTCCTTCTGTCACAACTCGGCATGTACTTCACAAACAACAGAAACGAAATCGAAAAGACCTTGGCCAACCGTGGTGTTCTCAGCGCTATTTTCCCGAAGATCGATCTTTCCTTGGCAGCGACTATGTCAACTATGTCTGAGCACGGGGAGTGCTTGGACGACCAAGCGCTTTGGAAGAACTGGAGTCACTGCGAGACTCTTCAGCGCACAGCCTATGGAATATGG CTCCTCGACAGCCAGTGCTGTTTATTCTTTAACGTCACGCCAGTTGTGCCCACAGAGGCCTTACAGATCGCCCTCCCCTGCCACGAAAGTTTGTGGGAAAAGTCATCTGCCGCAACTTGGAAACAGCGCTGGCCTG GAACAAAGAAGATACCCACGCTCAGAGAAGAGATGCAATCGTTGTACCggctcaacaccatctctgAAGACATTGGTGCCTTTTCATTTCTAatcatcctcttcggctACTTTCGTGACTGTCTATTCCTGAAGCAAACCGAAGACATGGGCCTATCGGCGTTGCTCAACATGCACGGTGAACCAATTACGTGGGGGAGGAGACATCATCCCGATGTATGGAGACTCTTAGATCCGACCTCGCGGCCCCGATCCAACGACTTCGACCTAATCACAGCCCAGTACTATCACATGATCCGAATCGTTTTACATATTCCCTTAAAGGACTTAATGGCATTTTCCGGATGGAGAGTAACGCGACAGGTGCAGCTGGAGACAAGGCGGATGCTGGCATCTTGGGTTTCCGAACACAGCGATTGCGCCAGGGAGGTAGCTCTGCATGCTGGGGCGCTTTTCCGACAGTGCCGTTGCCACCCCACCTCTGGCTATCAAGAACCTGTCGCAATCCTCGTCGCAACCTTGGCGCTCTGGGTTTATAACAGCTCTCTGCCAAGTTGCGTCTTGCAGAACAAAGGGAACCATGGGGAGCAGCAGAGGACACCAACTTTTCGTCTCGACAACGAAACTGACAAGGATAAGATCCTGCATTGGGTTCGCAACGGGGAGCAGATGCGCCCGTTTATTGTGGGAATCGGAAACATTCATGCTTCTAGAGGCTACAGCAAGGTTGTGTCAGTCGGGACCAACTTTCTTGCTCAGCTGAAACAGTGGCGGATCAGCGAGCTATACCGCACCGTCTGCGAGGAAGTGTTGGCATCATTTGAGTGGTGA